From a single Paenibacillus sp. FSL R5-0345 genomic region:
- a CDS encoding TadE family protein has protein sequence MSKLKEDRGSFTIEASLLLPLVMCITMLLLFFCLYSYQKSMLIQVASGATERAAYNWGNSHKEVSGSYAIGEYDSLYWRIGDDALLSSLFGGEAGSGGVTIELPGEVSDESDLPVLKLRHSSTMVPYNMPGNMNYVYSLTGRKVSAELNRLLNLPVLDEILSDEAKPNVKAQSIIAEPVEFIRTVDLMRYFGAKFKGGSEGSGGSGVHMEKKDASTMMTKLQDK, from the coding sequence CTGCTGCCATTGGTCATGTGTATTACGATGCTTCTATTGTTCTTCTGCTTGTATAGCTATCAGAAATCCATGCTGATACAAGTGGCCTCAGGAGCCACAGAGCGTGCGGCTTACAATTGGGGTAACAGTCATAAAGAGGTTTCTGGATCCTACGCTATTGGTGAATATGACTCCCTCTATTGGAGGATTGGTGACGACGCGTTGCTATCTTCATTATTCGGCGGAGAAGCTGGAAGTGGCGGTGTAACCATAGAGTTACCTGGTGAAGTGTCAGATGAAAGTGATTTGCCCGTACTTAAACTCAGGCATTCCTCCACTATGGTTCCGTATAATATGCCGGGAAATATGAACTATGTATACAGCCTTACCGGACGGAAAGTAAGTGCTGAGTTAAATCGCCTACTAAACCTACCCGTACTTGATGAGATTCTTTCTGATGAGGCAAAACCAAATGTGAAAGCTCAATCTATCATCGCTGAACCTGTTGAGTTTATTCGTACAGTCGACTTGATGCGATACTTCGGGGCAAAGTTCAAGGGAGGCTCAGAGGGGAGTGGTGGATCTGGAGTCCATATGGAGAAGAAGGATGCATCTACAATGATGACCAAGCTTCAGGATAAGTGA
- a CDS encoding TadE/TadG family type IV pilus assembly protein, translating into MRDEYRIRGRTKEEGSMVVEAAMVLPFFLLFVLFLISIVQMTLYSTALQSTASDTVKSISTHMYPAALAVQKWGATSEADADAVKGGTDLSAGNPAESNWTIPRLSLTDWGSSYAMALPKPLNEWVMSALEKGEGPLQKLQAETSESVLDLAIKPLLKPYLSSDLLDYDRIHVSNIIVPELKRSTRPYFGLVVSYELPMKVPFLNQSIVLEASAVERLWIGDTGEGINKGDDGTSKPEDFIAILEKPNPAVANKQGKVRAKIPPNASASLSVFYKSGGSTAKYLGWKQADADGYIEWEWKIGVNTTPGTWPFVIQLDDGRSIEVMFTVVK; encoded by the coding sequence ATGAGGGACGAGTACCGGATTAGGGGGAGGACTAAGGAAGAAGGTAGCATGGTAGTAGAGGCGGCGATGGTACTTCCGTTTTTCTTACTGTTTGTTCTGTTCCTAATTTCTATCGTACAGATGACTTTGTATTCGACAGCCTTACAAAGTACAGCATCCGATACTGTGAAATCTATTTCAACGCATATGTACCCTGCGGCTTTGGCGGTGCAGAAATGGGGGGCAACAAGCGAAGCGGACGCTGATGCAGTGAAGGGGGGCACGGATCTATCCGCTGGCAATCCAGCTGAATCGAATTGGACAATACCTCGCTTGTCTCTTACAGATTGGGGCAGCAGTTACGCAATGGCATTACCCAAGCCGCTGAATGAGTGGGTCATGTCGGCTTTAGAGAAGGGTGAGGGACCGCTGCAGAAGCTACAGGCGGAGACCTCTGAGAGTGTACTGGACCTGGCGATTAAACCCTTATTGAAGCCGTATCTGTCATCAGACTTACTGGATTATGATCGAATTCATGTATCTAACATTATCGTGCCTGAATTAAAGAGGAGTACTCGACCTTACTTTGGATTGGTGGTTAGCTATGAGCTGCCAATGAAAGTACCCTTTCTAAACCAAAGCATTGTACTAGAGGCAAGTGCTGTTGAACGTCTTTGGATCGGAGATACAGGTGAAGGTATAAATAAGGGCGATGACGGCACTAGTAAACCAGAGGATTTCATTGCGATTTTGGAAAAACCGAATCCAGCTGTAGCTAATAAGCAAGGCAAAGTTCGTGCCAAAATTCCGCCAAATGCTTCCGCTAGCTTATCCGTCTTTTATAAAAGCGGAGGAAGCACTGCCAAGTATTTAGGCTGGAAACAAGCGGACGCGGATGGATATATCGAGTGGGAGTGGAAAATTGGTGTGAATACTACTCCGGGTACTTGGCCATTTGTAATACAGCTTGATGACGGAAGATCTATTGAGGTTATGTTCACAGTAGTGAAATGA
- a CDS encoding A24 family peptidase, whose amino-acid sequence MAEWAFWGCFPFLAAAFITDIKSMRIPNWITVSGLLAGLLAQVLMNGWDGLLKAGVGAVAGFSVLLIMHLIGAVGAGDVKLFAGIGAWTGMLFTLQVVVYSVLFGALIGWIIVLMRRETGRRTRKIINTISGFILLKSSFLFKNKDSELLRFPFMLAVVPGTICAYLYF is encoded by the coding sequence ATGGCGGAGTGGGCGTTTTGGGGGTGTTTTCCGTTTCTGGCAGCTGCATTTATTACAGATATTAAGTCGATGAGAATACCGAACTGGATTACAGTGTCAGGTTTGCTTGCCGGTCTGCTTGCTCAAGTGCTGATGAACGGCTGGGATGGACTCCTGAAGGCTGGTGTGGGTGCTGTAGCAGGATTTTCAGTGCTTCTGATCATGCATTTGATAGGGGCGGTTGGCGCGGGGGATGTTAAGCTTTTTGCCGGGATCGGCGCTTGGACAGGAATGCTGTTTACATTGCAGGTCGTGGTGTACTCCGTATTATTTGGAGCTTTAATAGGCTGGATAATTGTCTTAATGAGACGGGAAACAGGGAGGCGTACGCGTAAGATCATTAACACAATTTCAGGATTTATATTATTGAAAAGTTCATTCCTATTTAAAAATAAAGATAGTGAGCTGTTGAGATTTCCTTTCATGCTGGCTGTAGTCCCTGGTACCATATGCGCTTATCTTTATTTTTAA
- a CDS encoding DUF6382 domain-containing protein, with product MLYGLTRDFIQQDGIYMMLGEPEGMPVSKLNMVQARMLMNTDIPHHLRLLLREIDLKVTMEYAVLRKKMLSHLLKSEKLSMTSFFGLLLQIAQGMEDGRLYMLRAEQYALHGDYIFIEGSLHSGKVYLTYIPIQGNEPSSRLGESLKSLIMVLMASITELTGSGVQRVLHYCGEEEFTPAGLKGLLSELLTEGDSRSREISNNEIMASIPPKMTEASLIEPERRMQERVRELFVNEVTAPQKKISERNEEKILNTQQNAAPWLNSYSSSSLRLKEEEKSLRSLEDDNLINSQTSSSRTYLILGCLLGDALLWKFLYLNSPKPLWLAVCGIATIALFVLSWMVWSGRIRFGSNEQKDHTNEDPEDTNWSSSRRELEWNFGRNPVTTTRPAAKIPKVDQYTSDPLSSVPTARAESRIEEHSFVTPPEPIAPTALLSREETPEQGKRNHKPARNVPYLKRNDEDEAEAETIVLNRTSFIIGRSAEVAQYVERSEGASRVHAEISRSPGGYVLKDLDSRNGTLFQGEAMIPYKEYPLSEGTVFKIVKGSYTFHMDEA from the coding sequence TTGTTGTACGGATTAACCCGTGACTTTATACAGCAGGACGGTATATATATGATGCTTGGAGAACCAGAAGGAATGCCGGTGAGTAAGCTTAATATGGTTCAGGCTCGTATGCTGATGAACACCGACATTCCTCATCATTTAAGGTTATTACTTAGGGAAATCGATTTGAAGGTTACTATGGAATACGCTGTTCTGCGTAAAAAAATGCTCAGTCATTTGCTCAAAAGTGAGAAGCTAAGCATGACCTCATTTTTTGGTTTACTACTGCAAATTGCACAAGGGATGGAGGATGGCAGGTTATATATGCTGCGAGCGGAACAATATGCTTTGCATGGAGATTATATTTTTATTGAAGGCTCGTTGCATAGTGGTAAGGTATACCTAACCTATATTCCTATTCAGGGAAATGAGCCTAGTTCTAGGCTGGGAGAATCGCTCAAGTCGCTGATCATGGTGCTAATGGCTTCTATTACAGAGCTTACTGGCAGTGGTGTTCAAAGAGTATTGCATTACTGTGGGGAAGAAGAATTTACACCAGCAGGCCTCAAGGGTCTTCTCTCAGAGCTTTTGACAGAGGGGGATTCTAGAAGTAGAGAAATCAGCAATAACGAAATAATGGCATCTATTCCTCCAAAGATGACAGAAGCAAGTCTGATAGAACCAGAAAGACGAATGCAAGAGAGAGTAAGGGAACTGTTTGTGAATGAGGTAACTGCTCCTCAGAAAAAAATAAGTGAGCGGAATGAGGAAAAGATTCTGAATACGCAACAGAACGCCGCTCCTTGGTTGAATAGCTATTCCAGTTCCAGTCTTAGGTTGAAAGAAGAGGAGAAGTCGCTTCGATCTCTAGAGGATGATAATTTGATAAATTCACAAACCTCAAGCTCAAGAACTTATTTAATTCTAGGGTGCCTATTAGGAGATGCTTTATTATGGAAATTCCTATATCTAAATAGTCCAAAGCCGTTGTGGCTAGCCGTTTGTGGGATTGCAACGATCGCATTGTTTGTATTGAGTTGGATGGTATGGAGCGGAAGGATAAGGTTTGGAAGTAATGAACAAAAGGATCATACGAATGAGGACCCTGAAGATACAAACTGGAGTTCGAGTCGAAGAGAATTGGAGTGGAATTTCGGTAGAAATCCTGTGACAACTACGCGTCCCGCAGCAAAGATTCCAAAGGTAGATCAGTATACATCGGATCCTCTATCAAGCGTTCCAACTGCACGAGCTGAATCCAGGATAGAGGAACATAGTTTTGTAACACCACCAGAGCCAATAGCTCCAACTGCTTTATTATCACGAGAGGAGACACCTGAGCAGGGCAAACGAAATCACAAGCCAGCTCGAAATGTTCCTTATCTCAAAAGAAATGATGAGGATGAGGCAGAGGCGGAGACCATTGTGTTAAACCGAACTAGCTTTATTATCGGCCGCTCGGCAGAAGTAGCTCAGTACGTGGAGAGATCCGAAGGAGCTTCAAGAGTGCATGCTGAAATATCTAGGAGCCCAGGCGGATACGTGCTAAAGGATCTCGACTCCAGAAATGGAACACTCTTTCAAGGCGAAGCCATGATCCCTTATAAAGAGTACCCGCTGTCAGAGGGGACCGTATTTAAGATTGTAAAAGGAAGTTACACATTCCACATGGATGAAGCTTAG
- a CDS encoding TIGR01777 family oxidoreductase yields MKYVICGGTGFIGSELTKYWLQAGNEVAIVGRNLPKAAPYHPKLSYHTWDTLKADHAPLENADALANLAGASLSQRWSPSGKKAIMQSRLATVSAAAKLLDSLKHKPSVVIQASAVAIYGTSLQDTFSESSPAHVMDFPSEVVHTWEEASDKAYQDIRLIKLRTGVVLGNESGAFPKMKLPYLLGFGGNIGTGSQWVPWIHLTDIVRLIDYCIQNPAISGPVNATAPHPVTNEEFGRTIGKVYKRPHWFPLPAFLLKTAVGELSEILLKGQRVLPAAALEQGFSFTFPTLQAALEDLKSQK; encoded by the coding sequence ATGAAATATGTAATATGTGGCGGCACCGGTTTTATTGGCAGTGAACTAACAAAATACTGGCTGCAAGCAGGAAATGAAGTCGCCATCGTCGGTCGCAATCTACCTAAAGCTGCGCCATATCATCCTAAACTGAGTTACCACACATGGGACACCCTTAAAGCTGATCATGCCCCCCTAGAGAATGCAGATGCCTTGGCTAATCTTGCTGGAGCTTCTCTTAGCCAGCGTTGGAGCCCAAGCGGCAAAAAAGCAATTATGCAATCTCGTCTTGCAACCGTTTCCGCTGCTGCTAAGCTACTCGACAGTTTGAAGCACAAACCGTCTGTAGTCATTCAGGCGTCCGCTGTAGCTATTTACGGAACTTCTTTACAAGATACCTTTAGTGAATCATCACCAGCCCATGTTATGGACTTCCCCTCTGAAGTGGTTCATACCTGGGAAGAAGCTTCTGATAAAGCATACCAAGATATCCGTCTAATCAAGTTACGTACCGGTGTTGTACTTGGCAATGAAAGTGGTGCCTTCCCAAAAATGAAGCTACCCTACTTACTGGGCTTTGGCGGTAACATTGGCACAGGAAGCCAGTGGGTCCCCTGGATTCACCTGACAGATATCGTTCGTCTGATCGATTATTGTATTCAGAATCCCGCCATTTCCGGACCCGTTAATGCGACTGCTCCACATCCAGTTACAAACGAAGAGTTTGGGAGAACGATCGGGAAAGTGTATAAACGGCCACATTGGTTTCCACTACCTGCCTTCTTATTAAAAACAGCAGTTGGTGAATTGTCCGAGATCTTGCTCAAAGGGCAACGCGTCCTTCCAGCGGCGGCATTAGAACAGGGTTTTAGCTTTACATTCCCCACTCTTCAAGCTGCTTTAGAAGATCTGAAAAGCCAAAAATAG
- a CDS encoding DUF2621 domain-containing protein — MSIQSGLGLLSATPSNWFMNSIAFWTFMLLGSMCIGGFFMFRKFLKVLPKADGKSKLDWQNYWVERSRSLWSDESKAFLDQLVQPVPSPFRDIAKHSIAAEIGKIAVESNAKEVTRDHCIKGYIVATPRRDNRFLVNFLEKNKIDYSAYQHLFK, encoded by the coding sequence ATGTCTATCCAATCAGGACTTGGTTTATTATCCGCAACACCGAGCAATTGGTTCATGAACTCTATCGCTTTCTGGACATTTATGCTGCTGGGTTCCATGTGTATCGGCGGTTTTTTTATGTTCCGAAAATTCCTAAAGGTATTGCCGAAAGCCGATGGAAAATCTAAGCTGGACTGGCAAAATTACTGGGTAGAACGCAGCCGATCACTCTGGAGTGATGAATCCAAAGCTTTTTTAGACCAGCTTGTTCAACCTGTGCCTAGTCCGTTTCGCGATATCGCCAAACATTCTATTGCTGCTGAGATCGGAAAAATCGCAGTGGAAAGCAATGCGAAAGAGGTTACTCGTGATCACTGCATTAAAGGTTACATAGTCGCCACACCGCGGCGTGACAATCGTTTCCTCGTCAATTTTCTCGAAAAGAACAAAATCGATTACTCTGCTTACCAGCATTTATTTAAGTGA
- a CDS encoding deoxyribonuclease IV, whose product MLKIGSHVSCSDKGLLTAANEANEYGSSSFMIYTGAPQNTRRKPIDAMYPVEGKQAMKENGVEEIVVHAPYIINLASYKENTYQLAVDFLQEEIRRTHALEVKHIVLHPGAFTDKDAEYGIQRIADGLNEVLGGTNETEVHIALETMAGKGTEIGRSFEEIASIIAKVEHNERLSVCLDTCHIHDAGYDIVNDLDGVLNQFDEIIGLNRLGVIHINDSKNPCGAGKDRHTPIGSGWIGFDTINKIVHHEKLAGLSFILETPWVGKDAKKQRPMYEVEIALLRGNVAERFGPEFIEDVETLREFFAKKEIDSRQYVLNVWELLKNDAKAKKADPREPLERLYDEVIAAELFPALSEEAINHRLIAWLAGK is encoded by the coding sequence ATGCTGAAAATAGGTTCACATGTGTCTTGCTCGGACAAGGGTCTTTTGACCGCAGCAAATGAAGCAAATGAGTATGGTTCCAGCTCATTTATGATATATACAGGAGCGCCGCAGAACACGCGCCGCAAGCCGATTGATGCCATGTATCCCGTTGAAGGGAAGCAAGCAATGAAAGAAAATGGTGTGGAGGAGATTGTCGTCCACGCACCTTACATTATTAATCTCGCTTCCTATAAAGAGAATACGTATCAGTTGGCCGTTGATTTCTTACAAGAAGAAATTCGCCGTACGCATGCGCTTGAGGTCAAGCATATCGTATTACATCCAGGTGCTTTCACTGATAAGGACGCTGAATATGGTATCCAGCGGATTGCAGACGGCCTTAATGAGGTTCTTGGGGGAACCAATGAAACGGAAGTTCATATCGCCCTAGAAACTATGGCTGGCAAGGGAACAGAGATCGGACGCAGCTTTGAGGAGATTGCTTCGATCATTGCTAAGGTTGAACATAACGAGCGTTTGTCCGTATGTCTTGATACTTGTCACATTCATGATGCTGGCTATGACATCGTTAATGATTTGGATGGCGTTCTTAACCAGTTTGATGAGATTATCGGCTTGAATCGTCTTGGGGTCATCCACATCAATGACAGCAAAAATCCATGTGGAGCAGGTAAAGACCGTCATACTCCAATTGGATCGGGTTGGATCGGTTTTGATACGATTAACAAAATTGTCCATCATGAGAAATTGGCAGGGCTGTCTTTCATTTTGGAAACACCATGGGTGGGTAAGGATGCTAAGAAACAGCGTCCGATGTATGAGGTAGAGATCGCTTTGCTCCGTGGTAACGTAGCTGAACGATTTGGACCGGAGTTTATAGAAGATGTTGAAACACTCCGCGAGTTTTTTGCTAAGAAGGAGATCGATTCCCGTCAGTATGTGCTTAATGTCTGGGAGTTGCTGAAGAACGATGCCAAGGCTAAAAAAGCTGATCCGCGTGAACCGCTGGAGCGTCTATATGACGAAGTCATCGCTGCCGAGCTGTTCCCTGCGCTGAGCGAGGAAGCAATTAATCATCGCTTGATTGCATGGTTAGCAGGCAAGTAA